One Xyrauchen texanus isolate HMW12.3.18 chromosome 46, RBS_HiC_50CHRs, whole genome shotgun sequence DNA segment encodes these proteins:
- the LOC127637911 gene encoding lysoplasmalogenase-like protein TMEM86A — protein sequence MVSPVTVVKSEGPKLVPFFKATCVYFVLWLPASSPSWFSALIKCLPIFCLWVFLLAHGISFLGAHSSARKILAGLIFSALGDAFLIWQEQGYFCHGLLMFAITHILYSSAFGMKPLNLRAGLVISVISGLSYTLLYPYLSGPFTYLVAVYITLIGFMGWRAIAGVQLINDLWTWTKLSACLGAVLFMVSDLTIAVNKFCFPVPHSRAIIMATYYAAQMLIALSAVEYQDTDVSLKRA from the exons GTCAAGAGCGAGGGTCCAAAGCTTGTGCCATTCTTCAAAGCAACTTGCGTCTACTTTGTTCTGTGGCTTCCAGCCTCAAGCCCATCCTGGTTCAGTGCCCTCATCAAATGCCTGCCCATCTTCTGTCTCTGGGTTTTTCTGCTAGCGCATGGCATCAGCTTTTTAGGTGCCCATTCCAGTGCCAGGAAAATCCTGGCAGGACTTATTTTTTCAGCTTTGGGTGACGCATTTCTCATCTGGCAAGAGCAAGGCTACTTTTGTCATG GGCTGCTAATGTTCGCCATCACCCACATTCTCTACTCTTCGGCTTTTGGGATGAAGCCCCTCAACTTGAGAGCAGGTTTGGTTATTTCTGTCATTTCAGGCCTCAGCTACACCCTTCTCTACCCCTACCTCTCCGGTCCCTTCACCTACTTGGTGGCCGTTTACATCACTCTCATCGGCTTCATGGGTTGGAGGGCCATTGCTGGTGTCCAGCTGATCAATGACCTCTGGACATGGACGAAACTGTCAGCCTGTCTCGGAGCCGTCCTCTTCATGGTTTCTGACCTCACAATTGCCGTCAACAAGTTCTGCTTCCCTGTGCCCCACTCCCGAGCCATCATAATGGCCACTTACTATGCGGCACAGATGTTGATTGCGCTGTCAGCTGTGGAATACCAAGATACAGATGTGTCTCTGAAAAGAGCCTGA